A single window of Thalassomonas viridans DNA harbors:
- a CDS encoding alpha-xenorhabdolysin family binary toxin subunit A has translation MKNIQRISKKLIRSTFALSLIGASVLSQVHAEVTVDPAHYDTVIGTDGQFIDLDSDKFVLHQEGWYTIQAYVEEALRLPVTETSMISAFAIPSNVPFTNFQALLDQYVLVNGTASFWNVTLYPDMVKLALELSNYADIHSLFMAPLLDSLVAMKAAVDSQDLAGAEVQRQTALSLLRILKSYAVSREEATAKAEMDLLMFADQIAMQSGQLDQLRNTHAEYLMDDGSDLRERIAGLQTRVAQLNADYDRFVTIAATTPTYSWIPIVGLLAGVPVAGVYGDKAEKARKERNQVLADIEELQTELNYKENIYASYQKSYTSIVGIENKIRAAIPYVNKLKGHWLEINSDFDTMLELIESTEGANGLGNALALVASIVSQTTVAQIQTEWQEISVAASEFAQNAYIVVEN, from the coding sequence ATGAAAAATATACAAAGGATAAGTAAGAAATTAATTCGTTCAACCTTTGCTTTGTCTTTGATTGGCGCCAGTGTTTTGTCTCAGGTGCATGCCGAAGTTACCGTAGATCCGGCACATTACGATACGGTTATCGGCACTGACGGCCAGTTTATCGATCTGGACTCGGATAAGTTTGTATTACATCAGGAAGGGTGGTATACCATTCAGGCCTATGTGGAAGAGGCATTACGCCTGCCTGTCACCGAAACCTCTATGATCAGTGCTTTTGCGATACCTTCCAATGTTCCTTTCACCAATTTCCAGGCATTGCTGGATCAATACGTATTAGTGAACGGTACGGCAAGTTTCTGGAACGTTACCCTCTACCCCGATATGGTTAAACTGGCATTGGAGTTGAGCAATTATGCCGACATCCACAGTCTGTTTATGGCCCCTTTGTTAGACAGCCTGGTGGCGATGAAGGCGGCTGTCGACTCACAAGACTTGGCCGGGGCCGAAGTGCAAAGGCAAACGGCGCTTTCTTTACTTAGGATTTTAAAATCTTATGCCGTGTCACGGGAGGAGGCTACCGCCAAGGCAGAGATGGATTTGCTGATGTTTGCAGATCAAATCGCGATGCAAAGCGGCCAGCTGGATCAGCTGCGCAATACACATGCCGAGTATTTGATGGATGACGGTAGCGACCTGAGAGAGCGGATAGCCGGGCTCCAGACCCGGGTTGCCCAGTTAAATGCCGATTATGACAGATTCGTGACCATAGCCGCGACGACCCCGACTTATTCCTGGATACCTATTGTCGGCCTGTTAGCCGGGGTGCCCGTGGCCGGTGTTTACGGCGATAAAGCGGAAAAAGCTCGCAAAGAACGTAATCAGGTACTGGCTGATATCGAAGAGCTGCAGACCGAGCTGAACTATAAAGAAAATATTTATGCCTCTTACCAGAAATCCTATACCAGTATTGTCGGTATAGAAAACAAGATTCGGGCGGCCATTCCTTATGTCAATAAACTTAAAGGTCACTGGCTGGAGATCAATTCCGACTTTGATACCATGCTGGAACTGATCGAGTCTACCGAAGGCGCCAACGGTCTGGGGAATGCTCTTGCCCTGGTTGCCAGCATAGTTTCGCAGACTACTGTGGCGCAAATTCAAACCGAGTGGCAGGAGATCTCTGTTGCGGCCTCTGAATTTGCCCAAAATGCTTACATAGTCGTTGAGAATTAA
- the sbnA gene encoding 2,3-diaminopropionate biosynthesis protein SbnA — MKDNLGSCVGNTPIVRLSKLFKYSKVEVLAKMELLNPGGSIKDRPAKYMLEQGLKSGKINENSHIIESSSGDMALALALQCKLLGLAFTAVVDPQIPANNLKMLKLYGANVIQVKDRDENNHYLLTRIKTVKSLEKAIPNAVWLNQYSNPHNWQSHFYGEGEEIVRQVEPPLDYLIMDANTLGALMGISRRLKQAYPEIKIISVQIRDSLLFREPCGPGEIPGIGDDRVPNVLELNEIDQTIYVDDYESALACYNLLDYESIFAGACSGSAIAAIEKLLPQIPEGSRILTLLPDHGDRYLDFIYDDSWQHMAKERHLDNLPGNNTGKTA, encoded by the coding sequence ATGAAGGACAATCTAGGTTCTTGCGTTGGGAATACTCCCATAGTAAGGCTGTCAAAACTTTTCAAATACAGCAAGGTTGAAGTTTTGGCAAAAATGGAATTACTCAATCCGGGCGGCAGTATTAAAGACAGACCGGCAAAATACATGCTGGAACAAGGATTGAAGTCGGGAAAAATCAACGAAAACAGCCATATCATAGAAAGTTCATCCGGCGACATGGCGCTGGCGCTGGCGCTGCAATGCAAATTGCTTGGCCTGGCGTTTACTGCGGTAGTCGATCCGCAAATACCCGCCAACAATTTAAAGATGCTTAAGCTATACGGCGCCAATGTGATCCAGGTAAAAGATAGGGACGAAAACAACCACTATCTGCTGACCCGGATAAAAACCGTGAAGTCGCTGGAAAAAGCCATTCCCAATGCCGTATGGCTGAACCAGTACAGCAATCCCCATAACTGGCAAAGTCACTTTTACGGGGAAGGCGAAGAAATTGTCCGCCAGGTGGAACCTCCCCTGGACTACCTGATCATGGACGCCAACACCCTGGGAGCCCTGATGGGCATCTCCCGCCGCCTGAAACAGGCCTACCCGGAGATAAAGATTATCTCGGTACAAATCCGGGATTCGCTGCTGTTCCGCGAGCCTTGCGGCCCGGGAGAAATTCCCGGTATCGGCGACGATCGGGTGCCGAACGTGCTTGAACTGAATGAAATTGACCAGACGATTTATGTTGACGATTACGAGTCGGCATTAGCCTGCTATAACCTGCTTGACTATGAAAGCATCTTTGCCGGCGCCTGCAGCGGTTCCGCCATTGCCGCCATAGAAAAATTGCTGCCGCAAATCCCCGAAGGCAGCCGCATCTTAACCCTACTGCCGGATCACGGCGATCGCTATCTGGATTTTATTTATGACGACAGCTGGCAACACATGGCCAAAGAACGGCACCTGGATAACTTGCCCGGTAACAACACGGGAAAAACAGCCTAA
- a CDS encoding LruC domain-containing protein produces the protein MFYRLLLKSVLFVFFTTGVKAAPFSHCPSKAFLFQGKPVTSYGVNLVTGSYNQIEDDPGMNANVNGLGFNETDRYLYGFNTTHFQLVRLGSDFQIQTLNLSGLPPQTTFYVGDVADHVYYLYRKNTGFYKVDLSPLDSDNSAPLTAELITSQAQVRLTDFAFHPNDKQLYGVDNNTGVLYRFNPDNGDSLAIGNTGETGTFGAVYFDVNGYFYVSRNQDGKIYRINLSTITENSSPAELTALDVSAVKFADGPSSNQNDGARCASAPLIDTDTESNIDFGDAPASYGTTLADNGARHLLDGETYLGLAAPDGDYDGYTGSDSDDNSLIYSLSYDDEDGVNFVTALETGLDAVVRVYASRTGVLSAWFDWNRDGDFDDENEQAFTNISLNAGFNNLALRVPENANEGGSWSRFRFSQQSNLGYNGGSSSGEVEDHAINISRPNISYRHYPGENSWVTLAYEDKWPETDDYDMNDVVLRYRTTEVIRNSKVIRIDISGELQALGAEYHSGFAVQLPGIASSNVNPLTLRLLHNNIRQSYSGTNGADKYDILEPGTANAVIVISQDLWQHTSSICRYFRSEIGCSQPTTFHFQASVPLITPVPLSAMPAPPYDPFIFGTPGLYHGDIFSYQPGRELEIHLADQAPTEKFNPSYFGLADDTSDAANGRYYRNANNLPWALEVVEQWQWPSERKTILQAYPQFRQFAESKGRSASNWFDSDQSDSRYLFH, from the coding sequence ATGTTCTATCGTCTGCTATTGAAGTCTGTGCTATTCGTTTTTTTTACTACCGGGGTAAAAGCGGCCCCGTTCAGCCATTGTCCCAGCAAAGCCTTTTTATTTCAGGGAAAGCCGGTAACCAGTTATGGCGTAAACCTGGTAACCGGAAGCTATAACCAGATAGAAGATGATCCCGGCATGAATGCCAATGTCAACGGACTGGGATTTAATGAAACCGACAGGTACCTCTATGGTTTTAATACTACTCACTTCCAACTGGTGCGCCTGGGCAGCGACTTTCAGATTCAGACACTAAACCTGAGCGGCCTGCCCCCGCAAACTACCTTTTATGTCGGCGATGTCGCCGACCATGTTTATTACCTGTACCGGAAAAATACCGGTTTTTATAAAGTTGATCTCAGCCCGTTAGACAGCGACAACAGTGCGCCGTTAACGGCTGAGCTTATTACCTCACAAGCTCAGGTACGGCTTACCGACTTTGCCTTTCATCCCAATGACAAACAACTTTACGGGGTAGATAACAACACCGGCGTGTTATACCGGTTTAACCCGGATAACGGTGATAGCCTCGCCATAGGAAATACCGGGGAAACCGGCACCTTCGGTGCAGTCTACTTTGATGTTAACGGCTACTTTTATGTCTCCCGTAACCAAGACGGTAAGATATACCGCATCAACTTATCTACCATCACTGAAAACAGCAGCCCGGCAGAGTTAACGGCCCTGGACGTCAGTGCAGTAAAATTTGCCGACGGCCCCAGCTCAAACCAAAATGACGGCGCCCGCTGTGCCAGCGCACCGCTGATTGACACAGATACCGAGTCTAACATCGACTTCGGCGATGCTCCTGCCAGTTATGGCACCACCCTGGCAGATAACGGTGCCCGACATTTACTCGACGGTGAAACCTACCTTGGCCTGGCTGCCCCGGACGGCGACTACGACGGATATACAGGATCGGACTCTGATGACAACAGCCTGATCTACAGCTTAAGTTATGACGATGAAGACGGTGTTAATTTCGTAACCGCCCTGGAAACGGGCCTGGATGCAGTTGTCCGCGTATATGCTTCTCGCACCGGAGTGCTAAGTGCCTGGTTTGACTGGAACCGCGACGGCGATTTCGACGATGAGAACGAACAGGCCTTTACCAACATCAGCTTAAACGCCGGTTTTAATAACCTTGCCCTGCGTGTCCCCGAAAATGCCAATGAAGGCGGAAGCTGGAGCCGGTTCAGATTCAGCCAGCAAAGCAACCTGGGATATAACGGCGGCAGCAGCAGCGGCGAAGTGGAAGATCATGCCATCAATATCTCCCGGCCAAATATCAGCTACCGCCATTACCCCGGAGAAAACAGCTGGGTAACCCTGGCTTATGAAGACAAATGGCCCGAAACAGACGACTACGACATGAATGACGTAGTGCTGCGCTACCGCACCACAGAAGTCATCCGCAACAGCAAAGTGATCCGCATCGATATTTCAGGCGAATTGCAGGCCCTGGGAGCCGAATATCACAGCGGCTTCGCAGTGCAGTTACCAGGTATTGCCAGCAGCAACGTCAATCCGCTCACCCTGCGTTTATTGCACAACAATATCAGGCAAAGCTATAGCGGTACCAATGGCGCCGACAAATACGACATACTAGAACCCGGCACCGCCAATGCGGTAATAGTAATCAGTCAGGATCTCTGGCAGCATACTTCCAGCATTTGCCGCTATTTCCGCAGTGAAATTGGCTGCAGCCAGCCTACCACTTTTCATTTTCAGGCCAGTGTTCCTCTTATCACCCCGGTCCCCTTAAGCGCAATGCCCGCCCCGCCTTATGATCCTTTTATTTTCGGCACGCCCGGCCTCTACCACGGTGATATTTTCAGCTACCAACCGGGACGTGAACTGGAGATTCACCTGGCCGATCAGGCACCGACAGAGAAGTTTAATCCAAGCTACTTCGGTTTGGCGGATGATACCAGCGATGCGGCAAACGGGCGTTATTACCGCAACGCCAATAACCTGCCCTGGGCACTTGAAGTGGTAGAACAATGGCAATGGCCGAGTGAGCGGAAAACCATCTTACAGGCCTACCCGCAATTCAGGCAATTTGCCGAATCAAAAGGCAGATCCGCCAGCAACTGGTTTGATAGCGACCAGTCGGACAGCCGCTACCTTTTTCATTAA
- a CDS encoding GFA family protein — protein sequence MYLGKCLCGAVHIQVKGKISDIIHCHCSLCRKSTGTAYATNGFVNSEDFEVSRGRELLTRFTFKPGRYRHFCSACGSPVYSSNDQDPSRVRVRLGIFDSDIKERPGSHNFVTSKANWEDLDADLPRYEAFEPGRK from the coding sequence ATGTATTTGGGAAAATGCCTGTGCGGCGCGGTGCATATTCAGGTTAAGGGCAAGATCAGCGATATTATCCATTGCCATTGCTCCCTGTGCCGGAAATCTACCGGCACAGCCTATGCCACCAATGGTTTTGTCAACAGTGAAGATTTTGAGGTCAGCCGGGGACGGGAGCTGCTCACCCGCTTTACTTTTAAGCCGGGGCGTTACCGCCATTTTTGCTCAGCCTGCGGCTCTCCCGTCTACAGCTCCAATGATCAGGATCCCAGCCGGGTCAGGGTGCGTTTGGGGATTTTTGATTCAGATATCAAGGAAAGGCCCGGCAGCCATAATTTTGTTACCTCAAAGGCTAACTGGGAAGATCTCGATGCCGACTTGCCCAGGTATGAAGCCTTCGAGCCGGGCAGGAAATAA
- a CDS encoding alpha-xenorhabdolysin family binary toxin subunit A yields the protein MKKMPRISHQLIRSTFALSLLSAAMLPQVQAATEVDPQHYDTVIGANGQFIDLDSDVFLLQQEEWYTIQTYVEEALRLPITQPSMNNAFGIPSNVSFSNFSALLEQYMAIHTTATSWHSEIYPSVVNLALTLSNYAEIHSMLISPLIDSLMAMKNAAETNDMMTAEAQRQTAIALLNMLKSEAQKREIETEKAENDLLMFAGEVAAQSGQLDRLRSTHSEYLQDDGSALRSQISALNARVKQLNADYDHFVTVAASSASYAWIPFFGLIAAGSVAGVYGDKAEKARKERNQVLAEIDSLQRQLTYKENIYASYQKSYQSITDLESKIRSAVLHINKLKGHWQGINTDFDTILESIGATQGVNGLDNAIALVGSITAQVSVGQIQGKWQQISVKASKFVENAYIVVND from the coding sequence ATGAAAAAAATGCCAAGGATAAGTCATCAATTAATTCGTTCAACTTTTGCGCTTTCTTTACTTAGCGCCGCTATGCTGCCGCAGGTGCAGGCGGCAACTGAAGTTGATCCCCAGCATTACGATACCGTTATTGGCGCCAATGGCCAGTTTATCGATCTGGACTCGGATGTGTTCTTATTACAGCAGGAAGAGTGGTATACCATCCAGACTTATGTGGAAGAAGCATTACGTTTGCCCATTACCCAGCCGTCTATGAACAATGCTTTTGGTATTCCGTCGAATGTGTCTTTCAGCAACTTTTCTGCGTTGCTGGAACAGTATATGGCGATACATACCACGGCCACTAGCTGGCATTCGGAGATATATCCTTCAGTAGTGAACCTGGCCTTAACATTAAGCAACTATGCCGAAATACACAGCATGCTTATCTCACCGTTAATCGACAGTTTAATGGCAATGAAAAATGCCGCCGAGACCAATGACATGATGACGGCGGAGGCGCAGAGACAAACGGCGATTGCTTTACTTAATATGTTGAAATCTGAAGCACAAAAACGCGAGATAGAGACGGAGAAGGCGGAAAACGACTTGTTGATGTTTGCCGGGGAAGTTGCCGCGCAAAGCGGTCAGCTGGACCGGTTACGCAGCACTCACAGCGAGTATCTGCAGGATGACGGCAGTGCGCTGAGATCCCAGATATCGGCGCTTAACGCCCGGGTGAAACAGTTAAATGCCGATTATGACCATTTTGTTACCGTCGCGGCAAGCTCGGCCAGTTATGCCTGGATACCTTTTTTCGGCCTGATTGCGGCGGGATCTGTCGCCGGTGTCTACGGCGATAAAGCGGAAAAAGCCCGTAAGGAGCGTAATCAGGTGCTGGCGGAGATTGACAGCTTGCAGCGGCAACTGACCTATAAGGAAAATATCTATGCGTCTTACCAAAAGTCCTACCAAAGCATTACCGACCTGGAAAGTAAAATCCGCAGCGCAGTATTGCATATCAATAAACTAAAAGGACATTGGCAGGGAATTAATACCGACTTCGATACCATTCTGGAGTCTATCGGCGCTACCCAAGGGGTGAATGGCCTGGACAATGCGATTGCCCTGGTGGGCAGTATTACCGCCCAGGTTTCCGTCGGGCAAATCCAGGGCAAATGGCAGCAAATTTCCGTTAAAGCAAGCAAGTTTGTTGAAAATGCCTATATAGTGGTTAACGACTAG
- a CDS encoding SymE family type I addiction module toxin: protein MAEYHHTPDPARAKVKYPRHRHLTMQETLCESPAKDCGTGMEYMSVNPEPCVVLRGKWLRRAGFAAGQKVELIVNPGQVTIIPEQAD, encoded by the coding sequence ATGGCTGAATATCATCATACGCCAGACCCAGCCCGGGCAAAAGTAAAATATCCCCGCCACCGCCACCTGACCATGCAGGAAACTCTGTGCGAGTCGCCGGCAAAGGATTGTGGCACAGGCATGGAGTATATGTCCGTGAACCCTGAACCTTGTGTTGTACTCAGGGGAAAATGGCTGCGCAGGGCCGGTTTTGCTGCCGGGCAGAAGGTGGAGCTTATCGTCAATCCGGGGCAGGTAACGATAATCCCGGAACAGGCTGATTAA
- a CDS encoding LysR family transcriptional regulator, whose translation MDRFLSMKIFVRIVQLGSFTAVAADMEMTQSSVSKRMAALEAGLGCKLIVRNSRKILLTEAGSQYYNHCLSILKEMDTAEAQVREYSLRPTGYLRVSLPDTFGRVLIVPFLPDFKKKYPDIQLDVSLMGHKVDMITEGIDIAVRIGNLEDSNLIARKIAACQRVIVASPGYLKLHGMPKSVEDLQHHQCLSFTKRKGFNLWHFMHQGKEVAATVNGVMKSSSGDVILECALGDLGIAVLPKWLVYKELEQGSLVTIMEEYQPLEYPVHALYPQNHFVPLKVRCFIEYYQQIFSQKSVLEQIYH comes from the coding sequence ATGGACCGTTTTTTATCAATGAAAATTTTTGTGCGTATTGTACAGCTGGGAAGTTTTACTGCTGTTGCTGCCGACATGGAAATGACACAATCTTCCGTCAGTAAACGGATGGCGGCACTGGAAGCCGGTTTGGGCTGTAAGCTTATTGTCAGGAATAGCCGGAAAATCCTGCTAACGGAAGCCGGTTCGCAGTATTACAATCATTGCCTGTCAATATTAAAGGAAATGGATACTGCCGAAGCCCAGGTCAGGGAATATAGCCTAAGGCCCACCGGCTATTTAAGGGTTAGTTTACCGGATACCTTTGGCCGCGTACTTATCGTGCCCTTTTTGCCTGATTTCAAAAAGAAATATCCGGATATCCAACTTGATGTCAGCTTAATGGGACATAAGGTGGATATGATCACTGAAGGCATAGATATCGCCGTACGTATCGGTAACCTGGAAGATTCCAATTTAATTGCCCGAAAAATTGCCGCCTGCCAGCGGGTGATAGTCGCCAGTCCGGGCTATCTCAAGCTTCATGGTATGCCAAAAAGTGTCGAAGATTTACAGCACCACCAATGCCTGTCGTTTACCAAGCGTAAAGGCTTTAATCTGTGGCACTTTATGCATCAGGGGAAAGAGGTTGCAGCAACCGTAAATGGCGTAATGAAGTCAAGTTCGGGGGATGTTATCCTCGAATGCGCACTCGGAGACTTAGGTATTGCAGTATTGCCCAAATGGCTGGTGTATAAAGAACTGGAGCAGGGCAGTTTAGTAACCATTATGGAAGAGTATCAACCGCTGGAGTACCCGGTACATGCCCTTTATCCGCAAAACCATTTTGTCCCGCTCAAGGTGAGATGTTTTATTGAATATTATCAGCAGATTTTTTCGCAAAAATCGGTTCTTGAGCAGATTTATCACTAA
- a CDS encoding GNAT family N-acetyltransferase: MAVSIAQAGLQDVAPIAELFNLYRVFYQQQSNPELARQFIEQRLSNKESVIFYARGGKGQYLGFTQLYPNFSSVSAQRTWVLNDLYVLEQARGAGVGTLLLNRAKEHAVATGAKGIALETAESNIQAQKLYESLGYQKSSGFFGYFLTLNESRQA; the protein is encoded by the coding sequence GTGGCAGTATCGATAGCGCAGGCGGGGTTACAAGATGTCGCTCCCATTGCTGAATTATTTAATCTTTACCGGGTATTTTACCAGCAGCAAAGCAACCCTGAGCTGGCACGGCAGTTTATCGAACAGCGCCTGAGCAATAAGGAGTCGGTGATCTTTTATGCCAGAGGCGGCAAAGGACAATACCTGGGCTTTACCCAACTTTATCCCAATTTTTCTTCGGTATCGGCGCAGCGCACCTGGGTGCTTAATGATCTTTATGTTTTGGAGCAGGCCAGGGGGGCGGGAGTCGGTACCTTATTGCTTAACCGGGCGAAGGAGCATGCGGTGGCAACCGGAGCTAAAGGCATAGCCCTGGAAACCGCCGAATCGAATATTCAGGCGCAAAAACTGTACGAGTCGTTGGGCTATCAAAAATCCAGCGGCTTTTTCGGTTATTTTTTAACGCTTAATGAAAGCCGTCAGGCGTGA
- the ltrA gene encoding group II intron reverse transcriptase/maturase — MIISELQRKLATWTKTDKTRRVNRLLRLISHPQWLCKAAEVTLSSKGAKTPGVDGMTKIHFQAKLDDYLTEIRSDLLSGDYQPMPARRIYIPKANKKQRPLGIPTLRDRIVQRGMLMAMEPIWENDFHSLSYGFRPERSVHHAIRTVKLQLTDTSDSKGRWVIEGDLSSYFDTVHHRLLMKGVRKRINCQRFNELLWRFIKAGHIERNLFCATSEGVPQGGVISPLLSNIMLNEFDQYLDKCYLSKKARKDRWNWNHSIKSKRKVAIDENRQWKPAVAYCRYADDFLVIVKGNKQQAEVIRDQCRDFLEGKLKLTLNMDKTHITHVNDGFIFLGHRIIRKRGPKGNMRVVSGIPKDKAKAFSYSLSKALSGDYSCSKIDKVEQLSRKLKGWAQFYRHTDYTSQVYRKIDRIVFWKLAKWLARKYRCSIKSLMIKWIKRPTPSQAKTWVLFGKSNRGNLCGASLFRLVSSPKLQFRWRLPEYNPYLRDEMRNTVTSRYSDVAMAVSHN, encoded by the coding sequence TTGATAATCAGCGAACTGCAACGTAAGTTAGCAACATGGACAAAAACCGATAAAACTCGACGAGTTAATCGGCTGTTACGTCTTATCAGCCACCCACAATGGCTTTGCAAAGCGGCTGAAGTAACGCTTTCCTCCAAAGGTGCCAAAACACCAGGTGTTGATGGCATGACTAAAATTCACTTCCAGGCAAAATTAGATGATTATCTCACTGAAATCAGGAGCGATTTATTATCAGGTGATTATCAACCTATGCCCGCCAGAAGGATTTACATTCCTAAAGCAAACAAAAAGCAACGCCCTCTAGGTATTCCCACCTTGAGAGACAGGATAGTACAACGCGGCATGCTCATGGCAATGGAGCCGATATGGGAGAATGATTTTCACTCATTATCTTACGGCTTTAGACCTGAGCGCAGTGTCCACCACGCCATTCGTACGGTTAAGTTACAGCTAACCGATACAAGTGATTCAAAAGGACGCTGGGTGATTGAAGGTGATCTATCAAGTTATTTTGATACGGTTCATCATCGATTATTGATGAAAGGAGTGCGAAAGCGCATCAATTGTCAGCGATTTAATGAACTGCTCTGGCGATTTATTAAGGCTGGCCACATAGAACGTAATTTATTCTGTGCAACAAGCGAGGGAGTACCACAAGGCGGCGTCATATCTCCATTACTGTCAAATATCATGCTCAATGAGTTTGATCAGTATTTAGATAAATGTTACCTAAGCAAGAAAGCACGTAAAGACCGCTGGAACTGGAACCACAGTATCAAGAGCAAACGTAAGGTTGCAATCGATGAAAACAGGCAATGGAAACCCGCTGTTGCTTATTGTCGTTATGCCGATGACTTCCTAGTGATTGTCAAAGGCAATAAACAACAAGCGGAGGTCATTCGCGATCAATGTCGAGACTTCCTGGAAGGTAAACTAAAGCTCACATTAAATATGGATAAAACTCATATTACCCATGTGAATGATGGTTTTATTTTTTTAGGACATAGGATCATTCGAAAACGGGGGCCCAAAGGAAATATGCGTGTGGTATCTGGTATCCCCAAGGATAAGGCGAAAGCATTCTCTTACTCATTAAGTAAAGCATTATCCGGAGATTATAGTTGTAGCAAGATAGATAAAGTTGAGCAGCTTAGCCGGAAATTAAAAGGCTGGGCACAATTTTATCGACATACTGATTATACCTCCCAAGTCTATCGCAAAATTGATCGTATCGTTTTCTGGAAACTTGCAAAATGGCTGGCTCGGAAATACCGTTGTTCCATTAAGTCACTTATGATTAAATGGATCAAACGACCGACGCCTAGTCAGGCAAAGACCTGGGTGTTATTCGGTAAAAGTAACCGAGGTAATTTATGCGGCGCTTCACTGTTTCGATTGGTGAGCAGCCCTAAATTACAATTTCGTTGGCGATTGCCTGAATACAACCCTTACCTTCGAGATGAAATGAGAAATACGGTCACATCTCGCTATAGCGATGTTGCAATGGCTGTTAGCCACAATTAA
- a CDS encoding glycosyltransferase family 9 protein, whose product MSLISPQQFQQAKRLLFMSPLALGDFLYLKTFLGEIKNNYPHLELDIWLDDNRNNSQSWRLLRSQTIEQWIEKEQDFTRSYGCCDSLSQQQQQVSRAQELDYDLVIIQGGNRGRHYSALAREISPNAFIATYKGGSRYCGLLDKWDFRHSDKTYQLNKKSLPKNYHVTDRYYQIIKAIAGINLAPSDFMPVLKLPTQSVSNAVDWLAEQFTDPARQGQVVFLNHLSTDKKRDWRLNQLFELIVQMGQHRPDTRFIINITQDQLDEIASKVTSSSELLPFQVAVFTAQNNFFELPALIAQTDLVITVETAIMHFAAATKRPLIAMMRQKKPYWAPPASETTRVVYTDKKKDHISDIRVDNIIKTINSMEEALNPPPAVAPGVSANLSSLKLA is encoded by the coding sequence ATGTCGCTAATTTCTCCGCAGCAGTTCCAACAAGCAAAACGCTTGTTGTTCATGTCTCCACTGGCGCTTGGCGACTTTCTTTATTTAAAAACCTTTCTCGGTGAAATTAAAAATAACTATCCGCATTTAGAACTGGATATCTGGCTGGACGACAACCGCAATAACAGCCAAAGCTGGCGGTTGTTGCGCAGCCAGACAATTGAACAGTGGATCGAGAAAGAGCAAGACTTTACCCGGAGTTATGGTTGTTGCGATTCGTTAAGCCAACAGCAACAGCAGGTAAGCCGGGCGCAAGAACTTGATTATGATCTGGTTATTATCCAGGGGGGCAACCGGGGGCGGCACTATTCTGCACTTGCCAGGGAAATCAGCCCGAATGCCTTTATCGCCACCTATAAAGGCGGCAGCCGCTATTGCGGTTTGCTGGATAAATGGGACTTTCGCCACAGCGATAAAACCTATCAACTGAATAAAAAAAGCCTGCCCAAAAACTACCATGTCACCGACAGGTATTATCAAATCATAAAGGCCATTGCCGGCATCAATTTAGCGCCTTCAGACTTTATGCCGGTGCTGAAACTTCCTACGCAATCTGTGTCTAACGCAGTTGACTGGTTAGCAGAACAATTTACCGATCCCGCCCGCCAGGGACAGGTGGTGTTTTTAAACCATTTATCCACAGATAAGAAGCGGGACTGGCGCCTGAACCAGTTATTTGAACTGATCGTACAAATGGGACAGCACAGGCCAGATACTCGCTTTATCATCAACATCACCCAGGACCAGCTGGACGAGATAGCCAGCAAGGTAACATCAAGTAGTGAATTACTGCCGTTTCAAGTGGCTGTATTCACCGCCCAAAACAATTTTTTTGAGTTACCTGCACTGATCGCCCAGACCGACCTGGTGATCACGGTCGAAACCGCCATTATGCACTTCGCTGCAGCCACCAAACGCCCGTTAATTGCCATGATGCGGCAAAAGAAGCCCTATTGGGCGCCGCCGGCCAGTGAAACGACCCGGGTCGTTTATACAGACAAGAAAAAAGACCATATCAGCGACATCCGTGTCGATAACATCATAAAAACAATAAACTCAATGGAAGAAGCACTTAATCCGCCTCCGGCAGTTGCTCCCGGGGTTTCGGCAAACTTGTCATCCCTGAAGCTGGCATAA